The genomic window TTTACCGCAATGTCCCAGATCAGCATATAAGGCTTCTGCTCCGTAGTACATAAGAAGACAGCGCCCAGAATCCAAAATCCCTGGGATAGTTTGTCAACAAGTGTACAGCATAGTATGGATTCCAGACATTTAATATTTCCGGATTTTTCAGTATTTGCAAGATACCCAATGTGCTAATAGCAGAAAACCACAGAAGCATAATGGGGCCGAATGTTTTGCCGATGGCGCTTGTGCCGAATTGCTGAAAAACAAACAACAACAATAAGATCGTCAATACAATAGGAATCGTTGGTAGATGTGGATACAAAATGTCCAAACCTTCTACCGCTGAAGAGATGGAAATGGGGGCGTGATGAAACCATCTGCGATCAATGTGGAACAGCCAATCAGTGCTGCAATCAACGGCCACCGGCGGGATGGTGTTTAACCATTCCGTATAACGCGGAAATTATTCCGCCTTCACCTGATTATCCGCCTTTGGGGCGAGGTGCAATATTTGAACGTTGTAATAATCAGCAATGTCCAGAATATACAGGAAGCGCCACCATACTCAGCTCCTTACTGATGGTATTGTTGCTGATAATGGCTTTCATAACATAAAGTGGGGAAGTACCGATATCACCAAAGATGATACCCATGGTAATCAGGATTCCATGAGGGCTGAGTTTATTTCTTATGTTACCTGATTCGTCAAGATTCTGCAGGTATAAATTAGGTTGAGCGATTCTAATATAACAAAAGGACCGGAATATCTAAGACAACTCCATGACTACCATACCAAATACATTAGCGGCGACCTCCGCCCTGTCAGACATATTGGAAATATGGCGATAAACTTCACGTTTAAAAAAAGATGTCCCAACGTATTGGGGTCTATCAGAATATTAAACAGATCTCTTACCGCTTTCCGCTATAAATGCTCCACTTCCTTTTCCAGCGTCTTACCACAAAGGTGTGTTCACCCGCTCCTGGGAGTTCTTGCTCAATCGTTCCATGGCGGCCAACAGTTCTTCCGTTTCTCTGCGCACTAGCGTTTATCTTGCGGATGTACTCATCCGGCACCACTTTAAGATGTTGCATCTCTTCTGACCGTAGTCGGCAGGTAGTCTACCATTCCTGCCAGCGCATTGGAGATGTTATAAATATCTTCCCGGTCAATCGAGGTGATAAACGTATTGTGCGGGTCATCAATCAGCACTCTGCGTATCTCTTCAATCTCTCGATAATATTTTTAATGTGTTCTATCTTGGAGGCATTGTCATCATCTAAGGAGTGTTCTAAAAAACAATGGTGGAATGTGTTTTCTTTGACTGTTCAATCAGCTGCAGGATAAACTTGTCATCTTTTTCACCTTTTGTACCAAAAAGTCCCATCGTTAAACTTTAGAAATAAAGTGAACAATAAAATATAAGACGCGGAAAGCAGAGCTGTAATCGGCACGGTCAGCACCCAGGCTAAAAGAATATCTTTTAATACCGTCCATCGGACTTTGGAAACCCTGTCACCGGCACCGGCGCCCATGATGGACATACTCACTACCTGTGGTGCTGACCGGTCCGCCTAAAGAGGAAGTCAGGATATCTAGTGCGGAGGGAAAGCTGCGACGTAAAACTGTGAATCGGACGAATCCGGTAATTTTCCCCTAAGGTGTGAATAATACGCCAGCCGCCCAAGGCAGTACTGCCAGACCAATGGGCACGGCGCTAATCAATATTACCCACCAGTGTACTACCTAAGTCTTCCTGGAATCCCAATACAACCAATCCCATCGTGATGACACCCATTGTCTTTGTGCATCGTTGGTGCCGTGGCTCAGCGCCAAGGCGATTGCGGTGGGAATCGTGCATACTACAATGCCGTATCCGCTTTCGGAGGCATCTTTAATATCTTCCGGGTGATGAGCACAATCAGCCATCCTGCTGTAAAGCCGATAACGGGAGAAATGAGTAACGCGATAATTGTTTTCCAAACCCAGCCATCTTTTGCCGCGGATGGACCCGAACCGCTATCACCGCCCCGATAATACCGCCTATCAGTCCGTGCGAAGAACTTGCCGGAATACCAAAATACCAGGTGGCCAGATTCCAGACGCTCGCACTGAGCAGCGCTGTCTCGTGACGACGGTTACTCGTTATATGTTTGAAACCGCCACTTCATCTCCGACCGTATGTGCTGCGCCACCCCGAACAGGAAAGGACCTACTCAGATTTTGCCATGGCGCCAGCATCAGCGCCGCCTTGCCGGACAGGCACGCAAGAGATCATCGTGGCAACGACATTGGCACTGTCATGAAATCCATTCGGAAATCAAAAAGTAGAGGTGAAGTATAACGATTAATGAGCAGGAAAACTAGGGGTCATGAAAATTTATCTCTTATAAAAATAATATGAAAAATTAGATGAAAACAGAATGTGATTTTTAGCAGTATCAGATTGGAATATAAATTTACAATAAACAGGAAGAACCGCATTTTTATTACTTTTGGCCCTTGAAATCGAATCAAAGTGTATTTGTAACGCGCTATCAGGTTGTGGGAAATAGGCATACAGGAGATAAAGGCGGCCCGTTTGGGTGTGTAATTATCAAAAGATGGAAAGATTATCGGAGAAGGGTGTAATCGGTTAACATCACCAAGCCCTGACGGAGCATGCTGAAGTGGGGCAATACGGAATGCCTGCAAAAACCTGGATAATTTCCAGCTTGACGGATGCGAAGTATAACCGTATTGTGAGCCCTGTGTCCGATGTGCCTGGAGTTATCTGTTGGAGCTTGATAATAAAATATATTATGCCAACACCCAGGAAGATGACAGGTATCGGATTTGATGGATTCTTTATTTACGATGAAATATCGCTGGACTTAACCCATCAGAAAATTTATGCTGCTGGCTGGCAGAGGAAACTGTGAAAACGTTTAACTGGAGGAATAAAACGGATAAGACCGAATACGAGAAAACAAGACGGGTTTATGAAAGAAAAACATATTCTGGCGTATTATTCCGAAAATAGCGTTGGCGACTCGGTGAT from Sphingobacteriales bacterium includes these protein-coding regions:
- a CDS encoding KUP/HAK/KT family potassium transporter: MYPHLPTIPIVLTILLLLFVFQQFGTSAIGKTFGPIMLLWFSAISTLGILQILKNPEILNVWNPYYAVHLLTNYPRDFGFWALSSYVLRSRSLIC
- a CDS encoding KUP/HAK/KT family potassium transporter, which gives rise to MGIIFGDIGTSPLYVMKAIISNNTISKELSMVALPVYSGHC
- a CDS encoding inorganic phosphate transporter; this translates as MSMSIMGAGAGDRVSKVRWTVLKDILLAWVLTVPITALLSASYILLFTLFLKFNDGTFWYKR
- a CDS encoding inorganic phosphate transporter; protein product: MTSNRRHETALLSASVWNLATWYFGIPASSSHGLIGGIIGAVIAVRVHPRQKMAGFGKQLSRYSFLPLSALQQDG